A single region of the Lotus japonicus ecotype B-129 chromosome 4, LjGifu_v1.2 genome encodes:
- the LOC130712022 gene encoding flavonoid 3'-monooxygenase-like yields MCPWVVIAVATIVAAILISRLLNLITQPSSPLPPGPRPWPIVGNFPHMGAEPHKALAALAGKHGPLMHLRLGFVHVVVAASASVAEQFLKVHDANFSSRPPNAGAKYMAYNYQDLVFAPYGPRWRLLRKITNLHMFSTKALDDFRHMRQEEVARLIHNLASSGSKAVNLAQMLNVCTTNALARAMMGRRVFDDGKGGCDPRADEFKSMVVELMVLAGVFNIGDFIPPLEWLDLQGVQGKMKKLHNRFDAFFAHIIEEQKVILKSEKQQDLLSTLLSLKEAPEDGDKLNDTEIKALLLNLFTAGTDTSSSTAEWAIAELIKNPRIMGQVQQELDNVVGKDKLVTELDMPNLPYLEAVVKETFRLHPSTPLSLPRAAAKSCEVFDYHIPKGATLLVNVWAISRDPKEWASPLEFRPERFLPGGEKASVDIRGTDFEVIPFGAGRRICAGMNLGIRMVQLLIATLIHAFDWELENGMNPEKLNMDEAYGITLQRVVPLSVHPRPRLSPHVYSS; encoded by the exons ATGTGTCCATGGGTTGTTATTGCCGTTGCCACCATTGTGGCAGCGATCCTCATTTCTCGGCTGTTGAATCTCATAACTCAACCCTCCTCCCCTCTCCCACCAGGGCCACGGCCATGGCCCATCGTCGGAAACTTCCCTCACATGGGCGCCGAACCGCACAAGGCCCTCGCCGCCTTGGCTGGCAAACACGGCCCTCTCATGCACCTGCGCTTGGGCTTTGTCCATGTAGTGGTGGCCGCTTCCGCCTCCGTGGCGGAGCAGTTCTTGAAGGTTCATGATGCCAATTTCTCCAGCCGCCCGCCGAACGCCGGCGCCAAATACATGGCCTATAACTACCAGGATCTTGTGTTTGCTCCTTACGGCCCGCGGTGGCGGTTGCTCCGGAAAATAACCAACCTCCACATGTTCTCTACCAAGGCTTTGGATGATTTCAGACACATGAGACAA GAAGAGGTAGCGAGATTGATACACAATTTAGCAAGTTCAGGGTCTAAAGCAGTAAACTTAGCACAAATGTTGAATGTGTGCACGACCAATGCATTGGCAAGGGCAATGATGGGACGGCGAGTTTTCGACGACGGCAAAGGTGGTTGTGATCCGAGGGCAGATGAGTTTAAGTCTATGGTGGTGGAACTTATGGTTTTGGCCGGAGTTTTCAATATCGGTGACTTTATTCCTCCCTTGGAGTGGTTGGACCTTCAAGGAGTGCAAGGCAAGATGAAAAAATTACACAACAGGTTTGATGCATTTTTTGCCCACATTATTGAGGAGCAAAAGGTAATTTTGAAGAGTGAGAAGCAACAAGACTTGTTGAGTACTTTGTTGTCACTAAAAGAGGCTCCGGAGGATGGAGACAAACTCAATGATACTGAGATCAAAGCACTACTTTTG AATTTGTTCACAGCTGGGACAGACACATCATCAAGCACAGCTGAGTGGGCAATTGCTGAATTAATCAAGAACCCAAGAATCATGGGCCAAGTGCAACAAGAATTGGACAATGTTGTAGGCAAGGACAAGCTTGTGACTGAACTAGACATGCCCAACCTTCCTTACTTAGAGGCAGTGGTAAAGGAAACATTTCGTCTCCATCCATCAACCCCTCTTTCTCTCCCACGTGCTGCAGCAAAGAGTTGTGAGGTCTTCGACTACCATATCCCCAAAGGTGCAACTCTCTTGGTCAACGTTTGGGCCATATCACGTGACCCAAAGGAATGGGCCAGCCCTTTGGAGTTTAGGCCCGAAAGGTTCCTCCCGGGTGGTGAGAAGGCTAGTGTTGATATTAGGGGGACTGATTTTGAGGTGATTCCATTCGGTGCGGGGCGTAGAATATGTGCTGGTATGAATCTTGGCATTAGGATGGTTCAATTGCTCATTGCAACTTTGATTCATGCTTTTGATTGGGAGTTGGAGAATGGTATGAACCCCGAAAAGCTTAACATGGATGAAGCGTATGGGATCACATTGCAAAGAGTTGTGCCTCTTTCGGTGCACCCTCGCCCTAGACTTTCACCACATGTGTACTCTTCATAG
- the LOC130715409 gene encoding flavonoid 3'-monooxygenase-like yields the protein MCPWVVIAVATIVAAILISRLLNLITQPSSPLPPGPRPWPIVGNFPHMGAEPHKALAALAGKHGPLMHLRLGFVHVVVAASASVAEQFLKVHDANFSSRPPNAGAKYMAYNYQDLVFAPYGPRWRLLRKITNLHMFSTKALDDFRHMRQEEKVHTNASHKYNDINREEITKSLMYPVT from the exons ATGTGTCCATGGGTTGTTATTGCCGTTGCCACCATTGTGGCAGCGATCCTCATTTCTCGGCTGTTGAATCTCATAACTCAACCCTCCTCCCCTCTCCCACCAGGGCCACGGCCATGGCCCATCGTCGGAAACTTCCCTCACATGGGCGCCGAACCGCACAAGGCCCTCGCCGCCTTGGCTGGCAAACACGGCCCTCTCATGCACCTGCGCTTGGGCTTTGTCCATGTAGTGGTGGCCGCTTCCGCCTCCGTGGCGGAGCAGTTCTTGAAGGTTCATGATGCCAATTTCTCCAGCCGCCCGCCGAACGCCGGCGCCAAATACATGGCCTATAACTACCAGGATCTTGTGTTTGCTCCTTACGGCCCGCGGTGGCGGTTGCTCCGGAAAATAACCAACCTCCACATGTTCTCTACCAAGGCTTTGGATGATTTCAGACACATGAGACAA GAAGAGAAGGTTCACACAAATGCAAGCCATAAATATAACGACATTAACCGGGAGGAAATCACTAAATCATTAATGTACCCTGTCACATGA
- the LOC130713074 gene encoding uncharacterized protein LOC130713074, with translation MEFVYHNVDELRSGKQHWRILVKVVRIWYSQGFSTSKLPLSLELVLMDDKGSKIHAIIKKTLMYKFEKLLVEGNVYNVIGILTGVGVEREIVTNGKKSKMNVIEIEAAGLRVECALFGAYVDELANFLGNGELNNPVVIIQFAKVKSFQGNNSLQNVHGATKILFDPDVPMAKVLKSNYLEANASASHSLSQLSDSKTVSGEEDFLVLTSSKSIAELVNIKKDCVCVVYGTILPMEEGVDWWYTACRCSRKVYANEKMFFCEGCNRHVMAVYPRWVCLSCNPIIV, from the exons ATGGAGTTTGTTTACCACAATGTTGATGAGCTGCGTTCTGGGAAGCAACATTGGAGGATTCTGGTTAAGGTGGTTCGAATTTGGTACAGTCAAGGGTTTTCCACTTCGAAGCTTCCCCTTTCTCTTGAGTTGGTGCtgatggatgacaag GGTTCCAAGATCCATGCGATTATTAAGAAGACGTTGATGTACAAGTTTGAGAAGTTACTGGTTGAGGGCAATGTCTACA ATGTCATTGGCATTTTGACAGGTGTCGGAGTCGAGAGGGAGATTGTAACTAATGGAAAGAAATCAAAGATGAATGTCATTGAGATTGAGGCTGCAGG GCTGAGGGTTGAGTGTGCCCTGTTTGGCGCTTATGTTGATGAATTGGCTAATTTTCTTGGAAATGGTGAACTCAACAACCCAGTGGTCATTATCCAGTTTGCCAAAGTGAAATCGTTCCAGGGGAACAACAGTCTGCAGAATGTACATGGTGCTACCAAAATATTGTTTGACCCTGATGTTCCTATGGCAAAAGTCTTGAAATCAAA TTACTTAGAAGCTAATGCGAGTGCATCCCATTCCCTAAGCCAGTTGTCTGATTCCAAAACCGTATCTGGGGAAGAGGATTTTTTGGTTTTGACTAGCAGCAAGTCCATTGCTGAACTGGTTAATATTAAGAAG GACTGTGTTTGTGTTGTCTACGGAACCATACTCCCTATGGAAGAAGGTGTGGACTGGTGGTATACTGCCTGTAGATGCAGTCGTAAAGTGTATGCTAACGAAAAGATGTTTTTCTGCGAGGGATGTAATCGCCATGTTATGGCTGTTTACCCAAGGTGGGTTTGCTTAAGTTGTAATCCTATTATTGTTTAG
- the LOC130713073 gene encoding uncharacterized protein LOC130713073 codes for MEFVYHNVDELRSGKQHWRILVKVVRIWYSQGFSTSKLPLSLELVLMDDKGSKIHAIIKKTLMYKFEKLLVEGNVYNVIGILTGVGVEREIVTNGKKSKMNVIEIEAAGLRVECALFGAYVDELANFLGNGELNNPVVIIQFAKVKSFQGNNSLQNVHGATKILFDPDVPMAKVLKSNYLEANASASHSLSQLSDSKTVSGEEDFLVLTSSKSIAELVNIKKDCVCVVYGTILPMEEGVDWWYTACRCSRKVYANEKMFFCEGCNRHVMAVYPRFRLQVRVEDNSGSANLVLFDKEATSLLGKTCTEMVESCDRNEGGIGMPVELSTVVGRSALFKIEVKNFQGQRFDRSRFETSYRVKRVCTDESIIEQFKHLQLDLSVRVYLPYFCYTYLPNAGADMNEYGIKVGASSSRDLLTPQSTLNTEVLGNEDIGKDLLEEFVVVSSDKDAKSELAADIPTTDLDANTQDTISPKRSPSPDHESVHVLSNRKKKVFPKSKKDKI; via the exons ATGGAGTTTGTTTACCACAATGTTGATGAGCTGCGTTCTGGGAAGCAACATTGGAGGATTCTGGTTAAGGTGGTTCGAATTTGGTACAGTCAAGGGTTTTCCACTTCGAAGCTTCCCCTTTCTCTTGAGTTGGTGCtgatggatgacaag GGTTCCAAGATCCATGCGATTATTAAGAAGACGTTGATGTACAAGTTTGAGAAGTTACTGGTTGAGGGCAATGTCTACA ATGTCATTGGCATTTTGACAGGTGTCGGAGTCGAGAGGGAGATTGTAACTAATGGAAAGAAATCAAAGATGAATGTCATTGAGATTGAGGCTGCAGG GCTGAGGGTTGAGTGTGCCCTGTTTGGCGCTTATGTTGATGAATTGGCTAATTTTCTTGGAAATGGTGAACTCAACAACCCAGTGGTCATTATCCAGTTTGCCAAAGTGAAATCGTTCCAGGGGAACAACAGTCTGCAGAATGTACATGGTGCTACCAAAATATTGTTTGACCCTGATGTTCCTATGGCAAAAGTCTTGAAATCAAA TTACTTAGAAGCTAATGCGAGTGCATCCCATTCCCTAAGCCAGTTGTCTGATTCCAAAACCGTATCTGGGGAAGAGGATTTTTTGGTTTTGACTAGCAGCAAGTCCATTGCTGAACTGGTTAATATTAAGAAG GACTGTGTTTGTGTTGTCTACGGAACCATACTCCCTATGGAAGAAGGTGTGGACTGGTGGTATACTGCCTGTAGATGCAGTCGTAAAGTGTATGCTAACGAAAAGATGTTTTTCTGCGAGGGATGTAATCGCCATGTTATGGCTGTTTACCCAAG GTTCCGTCTTCAAGTGAGGGTTGAAGATAACTCTGGCAGTGCTAATTTAGTCCTCTTTGACAAGGAAGCCACATCACTACTTGGGAAAACATGCACTGAGATGGTTGAATCATGTGACAGG AATGAAGGTGGAATTGGGATGCCTGTTGAATTGTCCACTGTGGTTGGAAGATCTGCCCTGTTTAAAATTGAGGTGAAGAATTTCCAGGGACAGAGGTTTGATAGGTCCAGATTTGAGACTTCCTATCGTGTTAAGCGCGTTTGCACTGATGAGTCCATTATCGAGCAGTTCAAACATTTGCAGTTAGATCTTAGTGTACGTGTTTATCTCCCTTATTTTTGTTATACTTATTTACCTAATGCTGGAGCTGATATGAATGAATACGGGATAAAGGTTGGGGCATCTTCTAGTCGTGACCTGCTGACCCCTCAGTCCACACTCAACACTGAAGTCCTGGGGAATGAGGACATAGGAAAG GATTTGCTGGAGGAATTTGTTGTTGTTTCCAGTGACAAGGATGCAAAGTCTGAATTGGCTGCTGACATTCCAACCACTGACTTGGATGCAAATACTCAGGATACCATTAGTCCTAAAAGGAGTCCCTCCCCTGACCACGAATCTGTTCATGTTCTGTCCAACAGGAAGAAGAAAGTGTTTCCAAAGTCGAAGAAGGATAAGATATGA